A DNA window from Candidatus Melainabacteria bacterium contains the following coding sequences:
- a CDS encoding PDZ domain-containing protein: MKTNKIARFIATAAVMMLTLACGPSVPQSYAVNDSILVQKADGTRVQKADGTRVQKPAPPAALPGAQPGSSTAGQATSNAPSATPAKFDGAALYKATFEALRDRHIALTDAAVRAKWVAEWENKHAKDGKLDTEAGADAACLEMVRSLNQRFDYYFLPVNTKAEETSEKPTFAGTGLVVTTLGAKAISKEHPFFIAMVIDGSPAARENLRKKDRIVAIDGKSVEGKSLEEAVALLHGDNGVPVVLSIERGATEKFNVTIVRNDYIVPVVHSRDLGDGVSYIKLDNFMSQFSVKEMFNALTKAAKGKALILDLRGNHGGNLQYVEAMAEFFLEDGTILEQHERHDDDLVTLRLAVQPNFALRTQTSSANPDSTGMKPEERMLNLLPKDMPVVVLVDGDSYSASEILAGALQATHRAIVIGMPTGGKGVGQVVFKLPFGRSMHVTSFEFLPGGEAMDWVGVIPNIEVKQPANFDEDDASTDAQLKAAQTQVKSMLDARSQLQKKRDELRKKNEDDFKKSRDGK, encoded by the coding sequence ATGAAAACCAATAAAATCGCGCGCTTCATCGCCACGGCAGCGGTGATGATGCTTACGCTTGCTTGCGGACCTTCAGTTCCGCAGAGCTACGCTGTCAACGACTCAATTCTTGTGCAGAAGGCCGACGGTACCCGGGTGCAGAAGGCCGACGGTACCCGGGTGCAGAAGCCCGCTCCTCCGGCTGCCCTGCCAGGCGCCCAACCCGGCTCAAGTACGGCTGGTCAGGCAACGTCGAACGCGCCGTCGGCAACTCCGGCGAAGTTCGATGGGGCCGCACTGTACAAAGCCACTTTCGAAGCCCTTCGCGACAGACACATCGCCCTTACCGACGCTGCTGTTCGCGCCAAGTGGGTGGCCGAATGGGAGAACAAACACGCCAAAGACGGCAAGCTCGACACCGAAGCTGGTGCAGACGCTGCCTGTCTGGAGATGGTGCGAAGCTTGAATCAGCGCTTCGACTATTACTTCCTGCCTGTGAACACCAAGGCAGAGGAAACAAGCGAGAAACCGACGTTTGCCGGTACCGGGCTGGTGGTCACCACGCTTGGTGCGAAGGCAATCTCGAAAGAACATCCCTTCTTCATCGCCATGGTGATCGACGGCAGCCCCGCTGCTCGAGAGAACCTGCGCAAGAAGGACCGCATCGTCGCCATTGACGGCAAGTCGGTCGAGGGTAAGAGCCTTGAGGAAGCCGTCGCTCTGCTTCATGGCGACAACGGTGTGCCCGTGGTTCTGTCAATCGAACGTGGTGCCACTGAAAAGTTCAACGTCACGATCGTCCGCAACGACTACATCGTGCCAGTGGTGCACTCCAGAGACCTCGGCGACGGAGTCTCCTACATCAAGCTGGACAACTTCATGTCGCAGTTCTCGGTGAAGGAGATGTTCAACGCCCTGACCAAAGCGGCCAAAGGCAAAGCGCTCATCCTCGATTTGCGCGGCAACCATGGCGGCAACCTGCAATACGTGGAAGCGATGGCCGAGTTCTTCCTGGAAGACGGCACCATCCTCGAACAGCACGAACGCCACGACGATGACCTGGTAACGCTGCGCCTCGCAGTGCAGCCCAACTTCGCCCTGCGCACGCAGACTTCCAGCGCCAATCCGGACTCTACCGGCATGAAGCCCGAGGAACGCATGCTCAACCTGCTGCCGAAAGACATGCCGGTTGTGGTGCTGGTCGACGGCGACAGCTACAGCGCTTCGGAAATTCTCGCCGGCGCACTGCAAGCCACGCACCGAGCCATTGTGATCGGCATGCCGACGGGTGGTAAGGGCGTCGGGCAAGTGGTGTTCAAGCTGCCATTCGGTCGCAGCATGCACGTCACGAGCTTCGAATTCCTGCCCGGCGGAGAGGCGATGGACTGGGTGGGTGTGATTCCCAACATCGAGGTGAAGCAGCCTGCCAACTTCGATGAAGACGATGCCAGCACCGACGCTCAGCTGAAAGCAGCGCAGACGCAAGTCAAGTCGATGCTTGATGCGCGGTCGCAACTGCAAAAGAAGCGCGACGAACTGCGCAAGAAGAACGAAGACGACTTCAAAAAGTCCCGCGACGGCAAATAG
- a CDS encoding GGDEF domain-containing protein, with protein sequence MTDGPKQIKEAQPRTEDSGGVLSGATDMLQAAAYSSVQQPLNGITQLVRHLTPIHVDAPHLFSAPSHDNMWTSTGNIAGSVADFFVLSKGVGGLRSSVMGRAASVPILEAGTTGALFELAQPVNDHDFAANKLKSAALGFGTFATMDGAGLGLKRMSVVREAPGLIGAVGVNGVAGAAGGFTHSILGAELNGKTPTYNEIRNDVASYAAFGAMFGALDHGTNVGKTAITNRINERISKGEPIFSIGPVEVHPRDFYKTARESAQVDALTGLKNKAGGMDVLKTEIARSGRSDEPLSMTYMDLDGFKGVNDKFGHNQGDLVLKEVADFLKDYYKRATDVPIREGGDEFMVVMPNTARVHADSLAAGLESTMRLGVAKEAPGVELLANNYSARIEKIQNMPLATVSGEGQTLSDLAEQLLFARMPLTGEHVTPQSVASEVARLKLRTGLSESENLAGRTLQVYNESDLATFASQASYGFLPQIGQLLKVKGYATEAQIHEALQVQAEAPAGQKPLLGQILVEKGYAKPEQIEDVFRDQMIAKEALSRILESTPGIDMSKVGIKPFRVPERMYVPADMTLMRYQIPDVARPALSPNGIRRLNPYEAPVPGELVVGTSTGVVEYKRGESVTDFKQRGDELMFEKKAERKQKGLRKDRVVESMS encoded by the coding sequence ATGACAGACGGTCCAAAGCAAATCAAAGAGGCACAGCCACGCACCGAAGATTCCGGCGGTGTGCTTTCCGGAGCTACTGATATGCTGCAAGCTGCGGCATACTCATCCGTGCAGCAGCCTTTGAATGGCATTACTCAATTAGTGCGTCACCTGACTCCGATTCATGTAGATGCGCCCCACTTGTTCAGCGCGCCTTCTCATGACAACATGTGGACCAGTACGGGTAATATAGCCGGCAGCGTGGCAGACTTTTTTGTGCTTTCCAAAGGTGTTGGCGGACTGCGTAGCTCCGTCATGGGAAGAGCCGCATCAGTGCCTATTCTCGAGGCTGGAACGACGGGCGCGTTGTTTGAACTGGCGCAACCTGTGAATGATCATGATTTTGCTGCTAACAAGCTTAAAAGTGCGGCACTCGGGTTCGGCACCTTTGCCACTATGGACGGTGCAGGGCTGGGGCTGAAGCGCATGTCTGTAGTTAGAGAAGCTCCAGGGTTGATCGGAGCTGTTGGTGTTAATGGAGTAGCAGGTGCGGCCGGTGGTTTTACTCATTCCATTCTCGGTGCGGAATTGAATGGGAAGACACCGACTTACAATGAAATCAGAAATGATGTTGCTTCTTACGCCGCATTCGGCGCTATGTTTGGTGCTCTAGACCATGGCACAAATGTCGGCAAGACAGCGATTACTAACAGGATCAATGAAAGAATCTCCAAAGGTGAGCCGATCTTCTCAATCGGTCCGGTGGAGGTTCATCCCCGAGATTTCTATAAAACTGCCCGTGAAAGTGCGCAGGTAGATGCTTTGACAGGGTTGAAGAACAAAGCTGGCGGCATGGATGTTTTGAAAACGGAAATTGCTCGCAGTGGCAGGTCTGATGAACCGTTGTCCATGACATACATGGATCTCGATGGGTTCAAGGGTGTAAACGACAAGTTTGGACACAACCAGGGCGATCTGGTTTTGAAAGAAGTGGCCGATTTTCTCAAGGACTACTATAAACGCGCTACAGATGTGCCGATTCGGGAAGGCGGCGATGAGTTTATGGTGGTTATGCCTAACACGGCGCGTGTTCATGCTGATTCACTTGCGGCCGGGCTGGAGAGCACGATGCGTCTGGGTGTTGCCAAAGAAGCTCCTGGAGTGGAGCTTTTGGCAAACAATTACTCAGCGCGCATCGAAAAGATTCAGAATATGCCTCTTGCTACGGTGAGCGGCGAAGGACAGACGCTGAGCGATCTGGCTGAGCAACTCTTGTTTGCTCGTATGCCGTTGACCGGTGAACATGTCACGCCTCAAAGTGTTGCAAGTGAAGTGGCCAGGCTGAAGCTTCGAACCGGACTCTCTGAGTCGGAAAATCTGGCCGGGCGCACTCTGCAGGTTTACAACGAAAGCGACCTGGCAACGTTTGCCAGCCAGGCTAGTTACGGCTTCCTGCCACAGATAGGGCAGTTGTTGAAAGTGAAAGGTTATGCAACTGAAGCCCAGATCCATGAGGCGCTGCAGGTTCAGGCGGAGGCTCCCGCTGGTCAAAAACCACTTCTGGGGCAGATCTTAGTCGAAAAAGGATATGCGAAACCGGAGCAGATAGAAGATGTTTTTCGCGACCAGATGATTGCGAAAGAAGCGCTCAGTCGCATTCTCGAGTCAACTCCCGGTATCGACATGTCAAAGGTAGGCATCAAGCCATTCCGCGTTCCGGAGCGTATGTACGTGCCTGCCGACATGACCCTGATGCGATATCAGATCCCGGATGTGGCCAGACCGGCACTCAGTCCCAACGGCATCAGACGGCTGAATCCATATGAGGCGCCGGTACCGGGCGAACTGGTCGTTGGTACCAGCACGGGCGTAGTTGAGTACAAAAGAGGCGAGTCTGTCACTGATTTCAAACAGCGCGGCGACGAGTTGATGTTTGAAAAGAAGGCGGAAAGAAAGCAAAAAGGGCTTCGCAAGGACCGTGTCGTAGAGTCAATGAGTTGA
- a CDS encoding DUF58 domain-containing protein yields the protein MRTQETQETISGVIRKIASCAIPVRWRSQTIMPGGGERRSKSRGSSGHDVMARVEYEPGDDPRDIDWPATAQTGGQTMLVTQYLEPREINVFVLVDVKKTMDFGTARATKRILAAELAGSAIKSAGKTQDKVGFMAYSEKRLLQKRNPVNAKRALYPIVADVIETAAASDGEGSGLVKSLRSLPRHRALVFILSDFLDLSEDEKAALKRASLVHDIVCVVIEDQRERELPKGWGPYTLKDMRSGKWKTIWLSEKSRAEFAANHKRHRDALLADLKAAHCETAVFSTEEGDAAVPKMMLLFGGHRR from the coding sequence ATGAGAACTCAAGAGACTCAGGAGACAATCAGCGGTGTCATCCGCAAGATTGCCTCCTGTGCAATCCCCGTGCGCTGGCGGTCGCAAACGATCATGCCAGGCGGCGGCGAGCGCAGAAGCAAGTCTCGTGGTTCCAGTGGTCACGACGTGATGGCTCGTGTCGAATACGAGCCGGGAGACGATCCGCGCGACATCGACTGGCCGGCAACGGCTCAGACCGGTGGTCAAACGATGCTCGTCACCCAATACCTGGAACCTCGAGAAATCAACGTTTTCGTCCTGGTCGACGTGAAGAAAACCATGGACTTCGGCACTGCCCGTGCCACCAAGCGAATTCTGGCGGCTGAACTGGCGGGCTCCGCCATCAAGTCTGCCGGCAAGACCCAAGACAAAGTGGGCTTCATGGCCTACTCGGAGAAGCGCTTGCTGCAGAAGCGCAACCCCGTCAACGCCAAGCGCGCGCTCTACCCGATCGTCGCTGACGTGATCGAAACGGCTGCAGCAAGCGATGGCGAAGGCAGCGGCCTGGTGAAGAGCCTGAGAAGTCTGCCTCGCCATCGTGCTCTGGTTTTCATCCTCTCCGACTTCCTCGACCTGAGCGAAGACGAGAAGGCGGCCCTCAAACGCGCGTCGCTGGTGCACGACATCGTCTGTGTCGTGATCGAAGACCAGCGCGAACGTGAGCTGCCCAAAGGATGGGGTCCTTACACGCTCAAAGACATGCGCAGCGGCAAATGGAAGACCATCTGGTTGTCCGAGAAGTCGCGCGCAGAATTTGCGGCAAACCACAAGCGTCATCGCGACGCGTTGCTCGCCGACCTCAAAGCTGCTCACTGCGAAACTGCCGTGTTCAGCACAGAGGAAGGTGATGCAGCCGTTCCGAAGATGATGCTTCTCTTTGGCGGTCACCGCCGGTAA
- a CDS encoding PAS domain S-box protein, whose protein sequence is MLIHSVYSHVSPMQFNFKLSQKALILIAVPLIFEVVFIAAMAWLVYSAEQEAQRELMSKEIVSTADNIASLTEEAFISLYAYNKEEDPRALARYHARMSNIKDSLNQLIKMTSNKPAEQELAQKAMKSYEEGEDVGRYVLGIIERHEHIDKVDDQAASQPPLRMRVFKVSRELTSLIHRLARLERDQSGVLSLRTFRDMELPVLVAALTLSIVIAVALALFFNAGTSRRLRVLMDNSNRLARGAPLAKRLDGHDELAELDSVFHTMADVLRQAMMKERAIVENAVDVICTVDEKLYFKSVSPAAREVFGKEPEDLAGLRLASLIVADDIERATEDFEKVRSQPESQFFENRVKRGDQMVDVRWSVNWSAEEKVYYCVVSDITARREVERLKQEFVSMMSHDLRTPLMSIQASLSLLSAGASGELPASAKRNVLDAERNISYIISLINSLIDVERMDSARLQVYLAPTELLPLLEAAVQAVRSLAANKGIALECSKVDPDVEVNADGDRIIQVLINLVSNAIKFSSRDTTIKLIAIFNGDGNVEIQVSDQGRGIPASDIDSVFERFKQVKTSDATKHKGSGLGLAICKSIVEAHGGKIGVRSVEGEGTTFWFTLPLVGDSVETPADQISSIL, encoded by the coding sequence ATGTTGATACACTCAGTGTATTCACACGTGAGCCCGATGCAATTCAATTTCAAGCTCTCACAGAAGGCCCTTATCCTCATTGCTGTGCCACTGATATTTGAAGTGGTGTTTATTGCCGCGATGGCCTGGCTTGTTTACAGTGCTGAGCAAGAAGCGCAGCGCGAGCTGATGTCGAAGGAAATTGTGTCTACGGCCGACAACATCGCCAGCCTCACCGAAGAGGCGTTCATCTCTCTTTATGCATATAACAAAGAGGAAGATCCAAGGGCGTTGGCTCGCTATCACGCCAGGATGAGCAACATCAAAGACAGCCTCAACCAGCTGATTAAGATGACGAGCAACAAGCCGGCCGAACAAGAATTGGCTCAGAAGGCCATGAAAAGTTATGAGGAGGGTGAAGACGTTGGACGTTATGTTCTCGGTATCATTGAACGACACGAACACATCGACAAAGTCGACGATCAGGCCGCCAGCCAGCCGCCGCTGAGAATGCGTGTTTTCAAAGTTTCACGCGAACTGACATCACTAATTCACAGGTTGGCGAGGCTCGAGCGCGACCAGAGCGGGGTTCTGTCACTGCGAACTTTTCGCGATATGGAGCTTCCAGTTCTGGTGGCAGCTCTGACGTTGAGTATAGTTATCGCCGTCGCGCTGGCCCTCTTTTTCAATGCGGGCACGTCGCGAAGATTGCGTGTGCTCATGGATAATTCCAATCGGCTTGCAAGAGGCGCACCACTTGCTAAAAGACTGGATGGGCATGACGAATTGGCTGAGTTGGATAGCGTCTTTCATACGATGGCCGACGTACTTCGACAGGCGATGATGAAAGAACGTGCCATCGTTGAAAATGCTGTCGACGTCATCTGCACGGTCGACGAAAAACTCTACTTCAAGTCGGTCAGCCCCGCAGCCCGAGAGGTGTTCGGCAAAGAGCCGGAAGACCTGGCTGGGCTGAGATTGGCTTCCTTAATCGTTGCTGATGATATCGAGCGCGCTACCGAGGATTTCGAGAAAGTGCGCAGCCAGCCCGAGTCACAATTTTTTGAGAATCGCGTCAAGCGTGGCGACCAGATGGTAGACGTGCGCTGGTCGGTGAACTGGTCGGCTGAGGAGAAAGTCTATTACTGCGTGGTTTCAGATATCACTGCTCGGCGTGAGGTGGAACGTCTGAAGCAAGAGTTCGTTTCTATGATGAGTCATGATCTGCGCACTCCTTTGATGTCTATTCAGGCGTCTCTCTCATTGCTGTCAGCGGGTGCCTCCGGTGAATTGCCTGCCTCTGCCAAACGTAATGTGCTGGATGCGGAACGGAACATTTCGTACATCATTAGTTTGATCAACAGTTTGATCGATGTAGAACGCATGGATTCAGCCAGACTCCAGGTTTACCTGGCTCCTACGGAACTTTTGCCGCTGTTGGAAGCTGCTGTTCAGGCAGTGCGAAGTTTGGCTGCTAATAAGGGGATCGCGCTGGAATGCAGCAAGGTCGATCCGGATGTCGAAGTAAATGCCGATGGCGACCGCATTATTCAAGTGTTGATCAATCTCGTCTCCAATGCCATCAAATTCTCTTCGCGTGATACCACGATCAAGTTAATCGCCATTTTTAATGGAGATGGCAATGTCGAAATTCAAGTCAGTGACCAGGGTAGAGGCATTCCCGCAAGCGACATCGATTCTGTCTTCGAGCGCTTCAAGCAAGTGAAAACTTCCGACGCGACCAAACATAAAGGTTCCGGTCTTGGTCTTGCTATCTGCAAGTCGATCGTTGAGGCCCACGGCGGCAAAATCGGTGTGCGTAGTGTCGAGGGTGAGGGCACCACTTTCTGGTTTACACTGCCGCTTGTTGGTGATTCAGTGGAGACGCCGGCCGATCAAATATCTTCTATCTTGTAG
- a CDS encoding response regulator transcription factor, whose product MAKILIIEDDVELAAKVKEWLVFEKFTVDVANDASDANHFLAAYQYDVIILDWGLPDGSGLEICKSFRSRGGITPIIFLTGKDSIENKELGLDSGADDYVTKPFHVKELAARVRALIRRTPGLQPQVISCANLSLETSTFKVKNEGRDIQLLPKEYALLDYMMRRPNQVFSSKALLNAVWDSDSEASDDTIRTYIKTLRKKVTTSSGECPIKTIHGLGYKIEDI is encoded by the coding sequence ATGGCAAAAATTCTGATCATAGAAGACGACGTCGAACTGGCGGCAAAAGTAAAGGAATGGCTGGTCTTTGAAAAATTTACCGTAGACGTTGCCAACGATGCATCTGACGCCAACCACTTTTTAGCAGCCTATCAATACGATGTGATCATTCTCGACTGGGGCTTGCCGGACGGGTCCGGGCTGGAGATATGCAAGTCTTTCCGCTCCAGGGGCGGCATCACACCTATTATTTTCCTGACCGGGAAAGATTCAATTGAAAATAAAGAACTTGGTCTGGATTCAGGGGCAGACGATTACGTCACCAAACCTTTCCACGTAAAAGAGCTGGCCGCCAGGGTGCGAGCTTTGATCAGACGAACCCCGGGACTGCAACCTCAGGTTATTTCATGCGCCAATCTCTCGCTTGAAACAAGCACTTTCAAAGTCAAAAATGAGGGGCGTGACATTCAACTTTTGCCGAAAGAATATGCCCTTCTCGATTACATGATGCGCAGGCCGAACCAGGTGTTCAGCTCCAAAGCCCTGCTCAACGCCGTCTGGGATTCAGACTCGGAAGCGTCCGACGACACGATTCGCACCTACATCAAGACTCTGCGCAAAAAAGTAACGACCAGCAGCGGCGAATGCCCGATCAAAACCATACATGGACTGGGCTACAAGATAGAAGATATTTGA
- a CDS encoding Gfo/Idh/MocA family oxidoreductase — protein MSSSNKNSDQPAPVRLGLIGLGFAGTVLHLPSLSRNSRARIVAVSDLSESKLSQFSADFPDLHVRKELDYRSIIHDPTIDAVLIASPTPSHAAIAVDALKANKHVFCEKPISNTIADAQKMIDEAERHPDLILMIGQVLRFWPEYVQIKKQIEYGKIGKPIIARTYRANPMPASQFYEKDELSGGVIVDLGLHDIDFLSWALGPVKSVFAQGGNLSGRGDVIDYAQIHFNFVSGAIAYMEANWALPENFPFSTAIEITGTGGMIAADNCDSRASYQLTLKGQKRFTAAIAELNGYHYEQEAFLKAVQNKRETPMNAAAALYSLRLAMAAKESIKTGKLIVMDEATKTASASASLNEVAK, from the coding sequence ATGAGTTCGAGCAATAAAAATTCTGATCAACCTGCTCCCGTCCGGCTTGGTCTAATTGGGCTTGGATTTGCGGGCACGGTTTTGCATCTGCCGTCTCTGAGCCGTAATTCTCGGGCCAGAATTGTTGCCGTCAGTGATCTTTCCGAATCGAAGTTATCTCAGTTCTCCGCCGACTTCCCTGACTTGCATGTGCGCAAAGAACTTGACTATCGCAGCATCATCCACGATCCAACCATAGATGCGGTGTTGATAGCTTCACCTACACCTTCGCACGCCGCTATTGCCGTCGATGCTCTCAAGGCGAATAAGCACGTTTTCTGCGAAAAGCCGATCAGCAATACTATTGCTGATGCTCAGAAAATGATTGATGAGGCTGAGCGTCATCCTGACTTGATTTTGATGATTGGTCAGGTGCTGAGGTTCTGGCCTGAGTATGTTCAGATTAAAAAGCAGATTGAATACGGAAAGATTGGTAAGCCTATCATCGCACGCACTTATCGCGCTAATCCTATGCCGGCATCTCAGTTTTATGAGAAGGATGAACTGAGCGGTGGTGTGATTGTCGATCTGGGCTTACATGACATAGATTTTTTGTCGTGGGCGCTGGGTCCAGTCAAATCAGTGTTTGCGCAGGGAGGCAATCTTTCTGGGAGAGGCGATGTAATTGATTACGCTCAAATCCACTTCAATTTTGTAAGCGGCGCAATTGCTTACATGGAAGCGAATTGGGCTCTGCCTGAGAATTTCCCGTTCAGCACGGCTATCGAAATCACCGGCACTGGTGGCATGATTGCTGCTGATAACTGCGACTCACGCGCTTCGTATCAATTGACACTGAAAGGGCAGAAGCGCTTTACGGCAGCGATTGCGGAGTTGAACGGATATCACTATGAGCAAGAGGCATTTTTAAAGGCAGTGCAAAACAAAAGGGAGACGCCGATGAATGCCGCTGCCGCTCTCTACTCTTTGCGTCTGGCGATGGCCGCTAAGGAATCAATTAAGACCGGCAAGTTGATTGTTATGGATGAAGCAACAAAGACTGCGAGCGCTTCGGCGAGTTTAAACGAGGTCGCCAAATGA
- a CDS encoding Gfo/Idh/MocA family oxidoreductase, which yields MIRFGLISFAHMHADSYAWVLRQIEEDGGEARLVAAFDDNFERLELKSRQFKIENVFQDCNQLLSRADLDAVIISSENARHEEHVLAAIKAGKHIICEKPITVSNQSIERLQSAFSQSKQRIFFQTAFPMRYDATVAEAKRTLDAGTLGAIKAISATNHGTYPGGWFADPLQSGGGAVMDHTVHVADLIRFFTNDEFASVRAFRGDNLHPNISVEDNALLYARLKRSNIPVSIDCSWSRMQGWPIWGDVKLELVCEQGVLKIDCFNPHLDLVSDGRFSWHGMSEDLNKKMILGFCRAVSESCEPTASFSDGAAAAAVAFAAYKSLENGETASVCAIEQ from the coding sequence ATGATCAGATTCGGATTGATTAGTTTTGCTCACATGCATGCTGACAGTTATGCCTGGGTCTTGCGACAGATTGAGGAGGATGGCGGAGAGGCTCGTCTGGTGGCGGCGTTTGACGACAATTTCGAACGTCTCGAACTGAAATCCAGGCAGTTCAAAATAGAAAATGTTTTTCAGGACTGCAATCAGTTGCTATCCAGGGCTGATCTGGACGCAGTTATCATTTCCTCTGAGAATGCCAGACATGAAGAACATGTGTTGGCTGCAATCAAAGCCGGTAAACACATAATTTGCGAGAAGCCGATTACTGTCTCAAATCAGTCGATTGAGAGACTGCAGTCTGCATTCAGTCAGTCGAAGCAGCGTATATTTTTCCAGACAGCGTTCCCTATGAGATACGATGCCACGGTGGCGGAGGCCAAGCGAACACTGGATGCCGGAACACTTGGCGCAATCAAGGCTATTTCCGCAACCAATCACGGTACCTATCCCGGCGGGTGGTTTGCTGATCCTCTTCAATCGGGAGGTGGCGCGGTCATGGATCACACCGTTCATGTGGCTGACTTGATCAGGTTTTTCACGAATGATGAATTCGCATCTGTCAGGGCTTTTCGTGGTGACAATTTGCATCCCAATATTTCTGTAGAAGATAATGCTCTGCTCTATGCTCGCCTGAAACGCTCCAATATTCCTGTTTCCATCGATTGCAGCTGGTCTCGCATGCAGGGATGGCCAATCTGGGGCGACGTCAAATTGGAGTTGGTCTGTGAGCAGGGGGTGCTCAAAATTGATTGTTTCAATCCGCACCTCGACCTGGTTTCAGATGGAAGGTTTAGTTGGCATGGAATGTCCGAAGACCTGAACAAAAAAATGATTCTTGGTTTCTGCCGCGCTGTGTCTGAAAGTTGTGAACCGACAGCATCTTTCAGTGATGGTGCTGCGGCTGCCGCCGTCGCTTTTGCCGCCTACAAATCGCTCGAGAACGGTGAGACGGCAAGTGTCTGTGCAATTGAACAGTGA